Genomic DNA from Nonomuraea rubra:
GTAGGAGTCCGCGGCGTCGATCTCGTACAGGAGGGAGATCCGCTGCGAGAAGGCGAGCGTCATCTCCGCGGCGGCGAGTCGCTCGATGGCGGTCATGCTTCAGCCCTCCTGCCGGTAAAGGCGGGACACCGAGCGGTCGGCGACGGGGATCCTCTTGTTGTTCGCAGTCGGAGGCGCTGGCCGCTTGCGCGGCGTGTCACGCGGCGGCGTCTGTGGCGTGCGCTTCTGTGTGGCCGGTCGCGTCTCGGCCTTGCGCTGCTGGGGCTCCTGAGCGGCGCCTCGGATGATCTCGGCGATCTGCTCGTCCGTCCAGAACACGTGGTGTCCGAGCTTGGAGCGCGGGATGTTACCGGCCGCGCCCTGCTGGTACATCCAGCTCTTGCTCTTGCCGACCAGCCTCCCCGCCTGCTCGGCATCGTGGCAGCCCGGGGGGATCACGCCGTCTCCTCAAGTGCCGTGTCGAATTCAACGACGTGGAAGAGGTCGTCGAAGGTCAGGCCGTACTGCTGCACGCGGAGGAGGAGGCGGGCTTGGAACTGGGGACCGGGGTCGGATCGTCCGCGGATGACGCGGCTGTATTGGCCTTGGTCAACCCCTAGGGCCTCCGCGACCTCGGTGGCGGTCTTGCAGCCGAGCGCCTCCTTGAGTTGTTCGTCCACTCCGGCGCGAAGTCGGATGGTTGCTCCTTGACTCATGTACATAGACATTAGCTATGTACATGGCGCAACGCAAGACGTTCGCGAGGTTGACTGGAACGGTCTAGGCCGTAAGGAGCTGGTGTTATGAGTGTGGCGCAAGAGATAGGGCGCTGACGTGGCGTTATGCACATATGCAAGCTGGACGGATCATGCACATAGCCCTATGCTCTTGTACATGGTCAAGAAGCCAAGCTGGCCCGTTGACCGCTTCCGCGAACTGATCGACCAAATCCTGCGGGACACCGGGCTGCCCCAGGTACAACTCGCTGCACTCGTCCCGATGGACCAGTCGCAGCTCAGCCGCTGGAAGGCCGGCACCAGCAAGCCGAAACACGAAAGCTTGCAGTCCCTCGGTGTCGCGCTCGCCGAGCACTACCCTCACCTCGGCATCGGGCCAGACGAACTCATCAACTCCGTGTATCCGCGAGACACAGGAGACACGCCGGCCGAAGACCGGATGGAGATCCGTGATGGCTCCAACCGGTACAAGGCGCGGCCCAGCACAGGCATCCCCTCCTTTGACGACATCAAGGACCCGACACCGGCAGAGGCCGCAATGCTCGCCGTGCTTGCCGCGGTGCATGAGGATGTCCGGCACCTGAAAGAGCAGTTGGCCGTGATGCAGGCGGAGCGCCAAGCAGATCACGACGAGAGGGAGCGGGACGGCCGTAACCAGAAGGGCGCGTGATTGTGCGCCCTTACACAACTGAACATTCCCCAACGCTGTGTAACAAAATGACCACGATCGGCTTTGAGGTCTGGACCTTTAATCGCGAATAGGCGTCACATAAAGGTCCCGGCAACTCATAACGGCGAGGGATAGGAAACGAAACTGCGCGTCCCTGGGGAGGTGCGGGCGTTTTGGCGTCCCCACGAAGCAATGGAGCTTCTCCGAAAGAACCGTCCTACGACAATTTGGTCCAAAAAGTGCTACGGCTGGTCCAGCGGCCCACGCGTGAGCGCGTCATTGCAGCAGAGGTCGCAAGGGCGCTCCTGGAGCGCGACAGGCTCGAACGCCAAGTG
This window encodes:
- a CDS encoding helix-turn-helix domain-containing protein, which produces MDEQLKEALGCKTATEVAEALGVDQGQYSRVIRGRSDPGPQFQARLLLRVQQYGLTFDDLFHVVEFDTALEETA
- a CDS encoding helix-turn-helix domain-containing protein, which translates into the protein MVKKPSWPVDRFRELIDQILRDTGLPQVQLAALVPMDQSQLSRWKAGTSKPKHESLQSLGVALAEHYPHLGIGPDELINSVYPRDTGDTPAEDRMEIRDGSNRYKARPSTGIPSFDDIKDPTPAEAAMLAVLAAVHEDVRHLKEQLAVMQAERQADHDERERDGRNQKGA